The following coding sequences are from one Triticum dicoccoides isolate Atlit2015 ecotype Zavitan chromosome 4A, WEW_v2.0, whole genome shotgun sequence window:
- the LOC119285565 gene encoding mitochondrial import receptor subunit TOM40-1-like, protein MGSAASAASDAAPPSPSPAQPHGAAPPYGVGLAGILPPKPDGDDKKEEKVDYLNLPCPVPYEEIQREALMSLKPELFEGLRFDFTKMLTQKFALSHSVLMGSLEVPSQSADVIKVPTSQYEFGANFLDPKLMLIGRLMTDGRLNARVKCDLTENLALKINAQLTSEPHYSQGMFNFDYKGTDYRAQFQIGNNAFYGANYIQSVTPNLSMGTEIFWLGQQRKSGIGFNSRYNTDKMVGTLQVASTGIVALSYVQKVSEKVSLATDFMYNHMSRDVTSSVGYDYILRQCRLRGKVDSNGVVAAYLEERLNMGVNFLLSAEIDHPKKNYKFGFGMTVGE, encoded by the exons ATGggatccgccgcctccgccgcctccgacgCAGCGCCGCCATCGCCTTCTCCAGCGCAACCACACGGGGCCGCGCCGCCGTATGGGGTTGGGCTCGCCGGCATCCTCCCTCCGAAGCCGGATGGGGATGATAAGAAGGAGGAGAAGGTGGACTACCTCAACCTCCCTTGCCCCGTGCCGTACGAGGAGATCCAGCGCGAGGCCctca TGTCTCTGAAGCCTGAACTTTTTGAAGGTTTGAGGTTTGACTTCACAAAGATGTTAACCCAGAAGTTCGCTCTTAGCCATAG TGTCCTTATGGGTTCCCTGGAAGTTCCATCTCAGTCAGCTGATGTTATAAAAGTCCCAACATCACAGTATGAATTTGGTGCCAATTTTTTAGATCCAAAG TTAATGCTTATCGGAAGGTTGATGACTGATGGAAGGCTGAATGCTCGTGTGAAATGTGATCTGACAGAGAATCTCGCGCTGAAAATAAATGCGCAG CTTACTAGTGAGCCTCATTACTCTCAAGGGATGTTCAACTTTGACTACAAG GGCACAGACTATCGAGCACAGTTTCAAATTGGAAACAATGCGTTCTATGGGGCAAATTATATCCAG AGTGTTACGCCAAATTTGTCGATGGGAACAGAGATATTCTGGCTTGGTCAGCAAAGGAAGTCAGGAATTGGATTTAATTCTCGCTACAATACAGATAAGATG GTGGGTACTCTACAGGTTGCTAGCACTGGTATTGTTGCGTTAAGTTATGTCCAGAAAGTTTCTGAAAAG GTGTCTCTTGCTACTGACTTTATGTATAACCACATGTCCAGAGATGTGACTTCCAGCGTTGGTTACGATTATATCCTTAGGCAG TGCCGTCTAAGGGGCAAAGTTGACTCAAATGGTGTCGTTGCTGCATACTTGGAGGAGAGATTGAACATGGGTGTGAACTTTCTTCTGTCTGCAGAG ATTGACCATCCAAAGAAGAACTACAAGTTTGGTTTTGGAATGACTGTAGGAGAATAG